A segment of the Bacteroidota bacterium genome:
AATTCATCCGTAACATTCTATTCATACTCCATTGGTACAAGTGCGGGAGCGACAGATGTTTTAAACTGGACCAATAACTGGGCTTCTACATCCACCAGCAGTCAGAGTTTAAGCTTAACGCACAACACCACCTATTATTTTAATGTAAGAGCTGAAAATGGAGCGGGATTATTAAGCAATGTATTCAGCAGTAACGGACAAAAAGTAGATACTACCTGTATTGGAATCGGCGTACAAGAAAATTTCAATGTATTGAACGTATCTGTTTTCCCGAATCCTTTCACCAACACACTACAGATTGATGCAAGCGGATTAGAGAATACGGAAATTTTAGCGGAAGTGTTTGATGTAACCGGACGCGAAGTATTAAAATATATGCTTCGTGGTAAAACGGCCGATAACAAACTTTCGATTAATACAAGCCAGCTTCAGCAAGGCGTTTACACTCTAAAACTAAGTGCCGGACAAAAAAGTCAAACTTTCAAGCTATTAAAACAATAGTTTTGGCGCATTTTTGGGGATTTCTCTTCTGAAATCTGATTTTTATCAGTAATATTACTGATAGGAATAGGTTATGAAAATTAACCTAAATCAGATCTTCGTAGCAATGATTAAAAACAAGGCATTCAATGATTTTTTAAATGAAGCCGGAAATATTTCTGCATTCACCGGTCGCTTTTTTAAGGAGTGTTTCAGGCCACGATATGAATTTGGTGAATTTTTAAAACAGTGTTATTTTATCGGTTATAAATCATTAGGCTTAGTAGGCGTTACGGCATTTATTATGGGTTTGGTAATTACCATGCAATCCCGCCCTACCTTAGTAGAATTCGGTGCAGAAGCCTGGTTACCCAAAATGGTATCCGTATCCCTCATTCGAGAAATTGCACCTGTAATTACAGCACTAATTTGTGCAGGTAAAATCGGCTCGGGAATGGGAGCCGAATTAGGTTCGATGCGCGTAACCGAACAAATTGACGCCATGGAAGTATCCGGCACCAATCCTTTTAAATATTTAGTTGTAACCCGTGTATTCGCTGCTATCTTAATGATTCCGATTTTAGGTGTGTTGGCAGATGCTATTTCTTTATACGGAGCCTATTTGGGTTGCAACATACATGGCGTGGTGAGCTGGCAATTATTCTGGAATCAGGTTTTTGAAACAAACGCGTACACCGATTTAATTCCCGCTGTATTAAAAACATTTTTCTTTGGTTTAGCCATTGGAATTATCGGATGCTACAAAGGCTACACCACCAGTAAAGGAACTGAAGGCGTTGGACGCTCAGCGAACTCTGCCGTGGTAATTGCTTCCTTACTCGTGTTTGTATTAGATTTAATTGCCGTACAAATTGCCGACTTATTAGGATTAACGTAATGCTGAAAGAAGAAACACAACATAGCACACAAACTTCCTCAGGCGATTACGTGATGAGCATTCGTAACCTTTACAAAGGTTTTGGAAGCAATAAGGTATTGAATGATTTCAGCTTAAACATTCCGAAAGGAAAAAGCATTGGTGTATTGGGAAAATCAGGTTCCGGAAAATCAGTTTTAATTAAATGCATCATCGGATTAATGCCTCCTGATTTGGGAAGTATTAATGTATTAGGACAAGAAGTTCCGAAATTAAATAACGAAGACTTAGATAAACTACGCGTAAAGGTTGGTTTTTTATTTCAGAGTAATGCTTTGTACGACTCCATGACGGTAAGAGAAAATTTAGAATTTCCTTTACGTCGTCACTGGATGAAAAAAGAAACACGCAATGTAAATGATTTGGTGATGGAAGCATTAGAGGCAGTTGGACTTGGCCATACCGTTGACATGATGCCTTCCGAATTATCGGGTGGTATGCGTAAACGTATTGCCATTGCGCGCACATTAATCTTAAAACCTGAAATTATTTTGTACGACGAACCAACTACAGGTTTGGATCCGATTACAGGAAGAGAAATCAGTCATTTAATGGTGGAAGTGCAAAAGAAATACAATACAACTTCTATCATTATTTCGCACGACTTAAACTGCGTAAAAATCGCGGCGGATAGTTTAGTGATGTTGATAGAAGGAAAAAATTACGCGGAAGGAACTTTCAATGAAATGAAAGCTTCTACTGATCCGAAAATAAAATTATTTTTTGAGTAACATGGCAAACGAAACAGGAAGAAATTTAAAATTAGGCGCCTTTGTATTGGCCGGTACATTATTTTTAATTGTAGTGCTGTACATGATTGGTGCTAAACGTAATTTATTTAGCAATACATTTACCATTACGGCCGATTTCTATAATGTGAATGGTTTAATGACCGGAAACAATGTGCGTTTCTCCGGAATTAATGTTGGCACCGTAGAAAGTGTAGAAATAATTTCGGATTCATCGGTGCGTGTGGTGATGTTGATACAAGATAAAGTAAAGCAATACATTAAAAAGAATTCAGTTGCTACGGTTGGAACAGATGGTTTAATGGGAAATAAACTCGTCAACATTAACGCCGCTAAAGATGGCAGTACAGCTCCGAGTATTGAAGAGGGCGATCAATTAAAAACATTAAGACCCATTGAAACAGATGAGATGATTCGTACACTAAGCACCACCAACGATAATATCAAAAACATCACCACCGATTTAAAAACCATTGCGCAAAAAATAAACAGTCGCAATACCTTATGGAGTTTATTAATGGATACAGTGGTGGCTGAAAACATTAAGCAAGCGGTGGTGAATATTAAAATGGCAGGCAACAACGCCGCCGTGGTAATTGGCGACTTACATTACTTAACAAAAGAAATGAAAGGCGGTAAAGGATTAATTGGAACCTTAATTACAGATACTACACTCTCTACCCGCCTCGACCATACCATGGTTAAATTAAACCTGGCAGGCGATAATCTCGCGGTGATAACAGGGGATTTAGGAAATGTATCGAAGAAAATAAACACCAACGAAGGCACCTTAGGTATGTTGATTATGGATACCATGTTTGTAAAGGATTTAAAATCGGCCATGAAAAATTTAGACAGCGGCACCGGCAACTTCAACGAAAACATGGAAGCCTTAAAACATAATATTCTTTTAAGAAAATACTTTAAGAAGAAGGCTAAAGAAGCTGAGAAGAAGAAGTAATATAATGAGTGTGGATTAAAAATTCGTGTGAAGGGGGAGATTAATCTTGGATTTTATTTACCTTTCCAGTGTTCTCTTATATATTTTAATAATTCACTCCCATGTAACTGCTCAGTACTTGCAGACCTTCTTATATAAAATTCCTCAGTACCATTTCTTTTCATAAAAACTTCTGCATTTGCCTTTTCAACTCTAACATAAGCTATTGTTTTCCCTTCAATTTCATAATAGTCAAAAAGAATTGACGCATTGCTATGTTTGCCAAAATGATTTGAAATAAGGTTATCAAAATGCTTCTTCAATTCATCCTGCTTGTTTCCCTTTGCGAATGAATTAAAGTCATCATCTATGCCAAGGATACTGCCGTCATCCTTAATGCCGATAAGCAAAACTCCTCCATCACTATTTAAAAAGCCAGCAATAGCCCTTAGACATTTATATTCGATTTTCGGTTCAATCCTATTTGCCGATAAGTCCCATCTAAATCTACTTTTAAACTCAACCTTTCTTCCTTCCCCACCTTTTATTAATGCAGGTATATCCATTTCAGGTTCAGGAACGGCTAGAGTAGGCCACTTAATTACTGGTTTTAGAAACTTACTGGTAACATCATCTCCAATCTGACAGAAACGATCATAGGTCCATGTTGCAACATTATGAAACTTCTTCGCTTCTGGTGCCATTGTACCAGACCAATAAATTTCATTATCTAATGCCTTTTTATCCTTAATATTGAAGATTTTAAGACTTGAGACTTCTTTAAGTTTTATAAGCTCTCCAGCGACTCTAACTTCAACCTTATTTTCGTTATAAGCATCAGCAAGAACCATTACTTCCTGATAACTTAAATTAAGAAGGTGTTTAGGTTTGTTTATCTCATATCTCACATTATATTTAAAGGATTGCAAAAGCAATTCTTCCGTAATTTGCTCGTCGCTTTTTTGGTACCTCATTATTGTTTCAGGCGTAAGCTGTGTTTTATCAAAAAACTCGAGAAGTTCTTGTGGGTCATCACCTTCATTCTGTGCAATTGATGATAAAACGAGTTTCATTTTTATATCCAGATCCTTTAGTTGTTCACTGCTAAACTGTGCGCTATTTAATCCTACTTTTCCAAGTACACGCAGAAACTTTAAACCTGCAGCTTGCATAGAAGGGGTAATTTGTACATTACTTTTAATCTTAATTTTACCAAACGCTCCGTATATCATCGATTCAATTCTATGAACCGAAGGGATTTGTTCAAGAGTAACGCTAGACGCAAGGTTTTCGATTAGATTTCTCAACAACTTTTCAGGTGTTCCGAGGCCCATAGCAATTGCAAATTGCCTAAGGTCTCTTTTTTCTTCGTTTGTAGTGAACCGCTTTTCTATTTCAGGAAGCAAATCCTTTACTGTAGCAATTATTTCATTTTTTGCTTGTTCATCCATAATTATACTGATAAATCATTTTCTATTAGAATGCTCTACTCTTGGAATCAACTCATCAATTGTTTTACCAGGATTATTTATCAAATCTTTGATTATATAAGTGCGAAGTGCTATCATAAAATTTATAAATTCATCAAGCCATATGGTTTCTAATTCCGGAATAATAAAATTGGAATGTTGAAATAGGTTTCTTTGAATATTACAATTTCTTAGCATTAGATAATAATGGTTATTTAATTCATGTTGTATGTTTTCGTGAGGAATCGCTTGAACTTTATCAAAAAATGATTTTATCAATGGATGATTAATTATTTCTTTTAAAGGCTCAATGGTTTCGGACTTTAAATTTAAGTCATTTAAAATGTTCCACCACTCCTCGCTTGTATAGCCAAGATCTTTGAATCTTTCATTAAGGAGGTATTCATGTAAATAAAAACTACATTGTTGAAATAATCCGTAATATTTATGATTATGAGATTTTGAAGAATAATATGAAAGAATACGGTCAATAATTCCCTCAGGTTTTTGATACCCATCAAAAAGAGATTCTATAAAGCGCCAAAAATCGCTAATCATATACGGATTTGAAGAAGCATTTACCGCTTCAAAAAATACTTTATCAAGATTCAAATAATTGGCAAAAATTGGATTGGACCTATTGTCCTCTAGAGTTTTTATTTCCTGCATAGCATCGATGCTCATCTTCTTTATTGGAATAATATATCTCTTTGTGAGAAAAGACCAAAAATCATTGATGCTTGCATACTCAGACAGATCCAAATAAGCTTTGGTTGATTTATTATTAAAATTGGAATCCGAATGAAGGTTGTAATTAAGATAGTTCAACGCTTCGCTTACTTTTCTTATTGATTTCTCTAAAGCCTGATTTTGATTACCTGAGAAAACGGATACCTCTGCAAAAATATAATTATCACTTTGCTTCAAATATTCCTTAAAGGACTTACGTGTATCCTTTTTTATATACGAATCGTAAAAAGAACTTTTAAATTTAACACCATTGCATTCAAACGCTAAAGCTTCACCTTGATTATCTCTGACCAATTGAGTGTTTCGGATTTTGAAAATAAATCGTCTTGTGTGTATTGATTGATTGTACAAATAAAGAATGTTTTGAAACTGTACTTTTAGGTTAGATTGCCTAAGGTGCTTTTTTACTTTGTTTTTATACTTTGTTAATGACAATTTGTTTTTCAAATTAAAAAGCTCTTCAGGAACTGGTATTTGATAAATTTCGTTCCTATACATTTTATCAATCAGCTCAAGGTTATATCTTATTGCATTATCAAAAACCTGCATTATTTCGACACTTGAATAACCGATTGAGTAGTATTCAGTTATAATAATATTCGCACACAACTCAATGATATGCTTATGATCATGCTCTTCCAATGATTTATCGCAATGAACAACCTTTATCAACTCATCAACAACCCTTTCTAGGTATTCTTTATCTAGCAAGGCAATTAATTTTTGTAAAGAATCAATTAATGGAGCACAATCATATGTATTATTTGTTAAATACTTATAGAGCTCTGAGTTTATTTTTTCAAAATAGTCCTTATAATAGTTTTTTACAAAATAGTCCTCTACCGGCGAAAGTAAACCCTTGTAATGACTTAAATGATGTTCAATATACCTTTTCTTCATCCCATTTGGACAAATAAGTAATTGATGTATAATTTTTAATAGAATTTTAGTGTTAATATTTTTATTGGCAAAGGGTGTGTTAAGCGATTTTGAAAGTAAATTTATAGAGTCAGCAAAGTACTTTATTTTCTCTTCTATATGAGGGGTATCGTGATTAATGCAGCTAATTAAATTAGCTTTCGGTTTTGCAACTGCAATAGTATTAGGTGTAATGCTCATACATTTAAAGTTACTAAATTAAACTTTTCTTATATAGGAAACCAAACAACACTTTGCTATAATTTGTAATACTTGGTTAAATAGAGAAATAATACCCTGATAATCAAAATCCAATTTTGTGACAAATAATGGAATTGAGCTGCGGACTACTATTGATTTATAGTTTGTTCAAAAACATCAATAAAACCGTAATATTTACCCAGCAACCGCTACTTTTTTTGCTTCCATATTTTTTAAGATATAAATGTTAATCGAATAAGTATCATTTGGCACATGATGTAGCAATAATAAATCAACTAAATCAAAAGAATCCATCTTAATCACAATTTATAGGAGACATTTGTATTACATACTTTATATTATTCTTTCTTATTCTCTTTGAGATTATCAAAATACTTATGAATCAATTGAGTAACTTCTGTAGGATTTTTTTCCTTAATCTCGATTTTTAACTGTTCAGGCATTTCCATTCTAATAGACATGAAATATCTTTCAAACTCATTATATACTTCATTCAACCAAACTTCCGTCTTTTCTTCTTCTGTACCGAAGAAATCCAAATGTTTCATGCTTAAAGGCTCCTTTTGATAATGAAAGGTAGCATTTCGAAATCGTCGCAAGCGTTCCAAATAGGGAGAAGATATTAGCTTGTCTATTTTTTCATCACTTAATTTTAACTCCTTCCATCCTTCAATAACCAAATAAATTCCTGAATAGGAGTATAAAAGATACAATCCTGCCTTTGAATAAAAAAAACCAATCAAATTTGCTTCATCGCCATCCATTGATTTAATCCAATCAGTTTTTGTCTCCATACGAAATAAAGCACGCATCTGAGCAGCATAAGCAAAATATCTATAAAGTGTTAATACTTCAAGTTTAATTTCCATTCCTCAATTTGTATTTTAAATTATTATCATACGCTATTGCCTTACTCTTATATAAAACCTCTACCTACTCACCACAACCTTTTTATTTTCTATTCCATTAGACGTGTAAACTTTTACTACATAGGTTCCATTTGGTAATTGAGAAATGTTTAATGTGTTCTGTTCTGTTTCATTCAGCAACAGTCGTCCCATTACATCGTACAATTCTAACTTCTCGATTTTATTTTCTTTAACCAAAACATTCAACACATCCTTGGCAGGATTTGGATATGTTACTACTCCACTCTCTTCGTTTTTGAATTCCGGAAGACCTGTCACTGTTACGGTTCCTGTTTTCATGCCATTTCCAAAACTGGTCACCCAAATTTCGGAGGTATTGTAAGGATTAAAAAACACACGCTCCGGTTGCTGAAACGGATAACTCGGCACCATCGAAAATGTAGGTGTAGCCGCATTTATATTATGGCTAATCCATAAACCTTGTCCTTCCGTTGTCAAATAAATCTGATTGGCATTATTGGGATTAAAGGTACATGAAGCCACTCTGTCAATAGTTGTACCTGTTAACTTCGTCCAGCTTGTTCCTCTGTTGGTTGTTTTGTACAGTCCCCCCAGACCGTTAGGTGGTCCGCCCCACCCGCTAAACACACCCACATACCATGTATTTTGTGTAGGATCATTCGGGTCCACCACAATATCTTTTGTCCAGTAATACATACCGGTATGCGATACATCCGTCCATGTATTAGAAGTTGGATTATAAATAAATACTCCGGAGCTCGCCGTAAATGCACCTCCCGATGTTCTTCTTCCCGAATAAGTACACACCATGTTACCGTCATTCAACACCACAATACTTGCCGGATGTTTTTCTGTACGCGGTGGATTTGGTAATAAGGTCCAGGAAGATGTGGCTAAATTATTTAAATCATTTGTCATGTAAACACCACCAATTCCTGCACCGGCATTATAATGAATAACGCTCGCGTAAGCACGGTTCGGATTATTAGGATCTAAGGCAATCCAAAAAACAGGATGATTAAACACACGTAAATTTTGCCAGGTAGCGCCATTGTTTGTAGAATACATAATTTTTCCATTCGCATCCGTTACATCCAAACGAGAATCCTGTAAATAGGTACTTTGATAAATATCGTGTATGTTAGAAGTTCCCATAAACAAAGTGCCGTTGGTTGGATGTTGTACAACACGATAAGCCGAATTCCCGGTATGCCCTGTATAATTAAACGACCATGAACTTCCTGCATCTGTACTGCGTATGCCTCTTATATCAGAAAAACACGACCACATATTATTCGAGTTGATCCAATGTACTTGCCAGCAAGTTGTGTTTTCAATTCCTATACTCTGACAATTTTGATTCGGCGGTGTATTCGCTCCAGCCGGATGTTGTCCTGCTGTATTGATATAAGCTTGTTGCCATCCTGTACCCGCGTTGTTTGTTTTATGCACAAAACCAAAATCACCGAAGATAACTGAGTTAGCATTATTGGGAGCTACTGCTAAAGCAAACGGACATTCACCGTAACTCCAACCACGATCGCCGCCTTGTCCGCTCCACCCTGTAATAATATTGGCATTACCCGTTGTATTAAATGTATTAGCCCATGAAGTGCCGGCGTTTGTTGTTTTTAAAACAATCGGTTCAGAAATGGAATTACTTCCGGCTACATATACCGTATTAATATCGTTAGTAGCCATTCCAACAAACATAGGATAGGTAGTTGTGAAATTGATACCCGTACTTTTTGAAACCCAATTACCGCTTCCATAATCTACTGAATAAATTCCTTTCGGATAATTGAAATAATCAGAACCTACAACGCCCACATAAATATCTGCCACATCAGCGGTGATGCAAAAGAATCGAGTCACCGCGCCAACTTTTGCTCCGGCAAAACTCCAGATGCGTTCGTTGGTTGGTAAACCGGTGATGGTAGCGGTTGCCCATGTTGTACCACCGTTAGTTGAAATTAAAACCCCATCGTTGGTTCCAATGTAAATGTTGTTGCCATCGAAAAACACACCTGCTACTACATTTCCGGCAGCTGTTGCCGCTGTGTGAATTTGTGTAAAGGAAGTGCCGCCATTATTTGAAAAATGAATTTCACCGTAATAGGAAATGATAACGCGGTTAGGATTATTATAATCTGCGTCAATAGAAAAAGTTTCTTCATTATTATCAGGATTACCGGGTAATGGCGACCAGGTTACACCATTATCTGTACTCTTCATTGGAACAACCATGTTGTTGGCATAGCTTACGGAATACAATAAACCCACGGAACTGGTAAAACATACTTTAGAGTTATGTCCTGCAATTAATTCAGTAAAATGAACTTGATTATAACTTAATCCGAAGTTAGTGGTATGAAAGAGTTCACCCATATCACAGGCAATGTAATATTCGCTATTGTTAGCGGGATTAATGGAGCAAGCAAAAAGAGCGCCGCCACCGCCAATGCCTCGTGAGGAAAATGAAGTAGGTTGAGCAAAAATTAAGGAAGAACAAATTAACAGGAAGCAGGTAATTGTCTTTTTCATAAAATAGGTTTTAATGCTTTAAGATAGAAAAAATAAAAAAACCATCCCTAATCTAGGAATGGTTTTAACAGAATTAGTTGGCTGTATTGATTTAGACTTAGTAACCTTTGTCACTTCGAGCGTAGTCGAGAAGCGACTCAACAGATAATTTATCCATGAACCGGTCTCGACTCCGCTCGACCTGACAGCATTTTCTGTAACCATTGTCATTTCGTGTGGCAGCGAGAAATCTTTTTGAATTAGATTCCTCCCTACGGTCGGAATGACATTCTATTCTTAATGTCACATCGAGCGTAGTCGAGATGTGGATTCAAAACCGGTCTCGACTCCGCTCGACCTGACAGCAATAGACGTTAGCTAAAGTAAAATTCTACCACTTAAAACAAGCTGTTGTATTTGTTACGCGGTTCCAAAACTTATAGCGTTTCATATCAAAGAGCTTTTTGAATTTCGGATGCGCTTTACTTTTTCGCTTGGCTTTGTGTTTGGTGAATGAAAAAATGCTTTTACGTTTTAATTTATCCTCGCGTGTATCCAATTTACTAATTGCTATTCCCTGCTCTTTACTTTGTTGGCGTAACCATTTTTCGTATTCTTCATCCGCTATCTTCTGGTATTTGTGACAGGGACAATTTGGATTGCGTGGATCATTGATATCGTACTTGGATTTGAGGGAATCTTTGTTGATGCTCTCTGCCTGCGAAAACATAAACACAAACATAAAAGATAAGAAGAGAAATAGTCTCTTCTTATCGCTTTGGTATGGAGTTTTTAGTTTCATTTTGTTTTTGTTTTCGTCATTGCGAAGGAGGCTCCGCCGAGTGAAGCAATCCTTTTTAAAGATTGCTTCGCTTTGCTCGCAATGACGATTATTTAACTCTTACTTATTGTTACTTTATCGGTAGCAGTCCATGTTTTGAATTCATTCATATAATACAAGTAAGCTGTAGAAGCGGGCGCATCGTACACACCGGGCATTTCAGCTTTTAAATCCAAATTGATTTCTTTGCTGGCTTTTGGTCCCATACCACGGTAGTAAATCGCGATGTTATTGCCTTTGATTTCATAATAATCAAACACTTTTTTCTCTTGCAATTCTTTTAGTTGCCATGGTTGCACGCTAAATCCTGCAGGAATTCCGATAATCGCCATTGTACTTGGCACTTCTTCATTCTTCTTGTTTGAGATGATAGAAGTTAAACGTACCGTCTCACCTACATTCGCTTTGTTGCTTGCCAATTTAGTTTGTAAATCAATCACACATTCTTTATCACTCTTCGGTAAAGAAGTACTCCAGTTAACGGCCACTGAATAAGGGAGCGGCGTTTTTACACCTACATATTTCACTTTTAAAGTATGTTTGCCATCGCCTTTAATGTGTTCTTCCAATCCGGCTAAAGTAATTTCACCTTTATCACCCGCTTTGTATTCTTTCTCTGCTACTTTCTTTCCATCAATATAAAGTACAATGGTTCCGTCTTCCGTGGTTTTCTTGCTGAACTTTGCAAACTCAGTCAAGGATTTCAAAGCTAAAATTGTTCCTTGTGTTGAGCTGAATACACCGGAGCCGCTGCGCGTGCTCGTTAAGAATTGTACCGCTTTGCTTAATGCACCTGCATTCTTCTCTTGTGACTTTAAAATCGCCATGATACTTAAGGCAGTCGTTTCAATCGTTAAAGAATTTCCTTGCGAATAAGTAATACTGTGTGTTGAACCTGTAAAGCTTCCGTCTTTATCTTGCTTGTTCAATAACAAATTCATCATTTCATTCCCTTTCGCGTTATCTTTTAAAGAATAAGCCGCGTTTGCTGCCATCGCCATCAAGTAAGGATCTTTGGTGTCCTTTGCTTTGTTATAAGCTGTTTCAAATTCTTTTTTGATATCCGTATAACCCGCTTCGCTTAATGCATACACAATATATCCGTTCAATACATCATCACTAATTCTTCCGAAATCATGGTACGCGTGTTTCTCTCTTGCAAATCCACCTTTTCCATCTTTCTGACCCATTAACCATTTAGCCGTACGCTCCAACATTTTCTCATCCACATCTTGTCCTGCTTTTTTCATATCCATAAATTCCATCAAACCATAAGCTGTTAAACCTTCGTGTGCGGGATTCGCGCCAAACCATTCGTAACCTTTGTTGCTCGCTTCAAATGTGGTTAAGCGTTTATAGCCACGGTTTAATAAATCGGTTGCTTTCGCTAATGTTTTTGTGTCTTTGCTATCGGTTGCGTTCATATAATCTAACACCATAGCATTAGGATAAGCAGTACATGAAGTTTGTTCGAAACAACCATAAGGTTCTTGTAAAATTCCTTCTACACCTTTCATTAAATCACTCACTACATTCGGGAAAGCGGTAAAAGTTGCCTTTAATGAACCATTCACTAATTTATTCACTTCAAAGGTATATTCCTTCTCTACTTCTTGTCCTGAGAAAGAAGCCTGAACAGGGAATCCCTTCGGTGCAATTTTAATTTTTTGTTTGAACTCATCGCCTAGTCCGCAGGCTTTGAAACCAATTACAAATTCACCGTAACCAATTTTATCTAATACTTTATAATCTAAATAAATGGTTTTTGCTGCACCCGGCATAATCGTTTGAATAGAAGGAATCGTTGCCAATTCTTTTAATCCATCAGGAGCGGTGATACTAATCACACCACCTAAAGGTCCGTTTGTATTATTTTTTAAAGTCAAAGGAATGGAAACGAAATCTTCTGTAGCCACTTCCACCGGAATTTTTGTACTCATAGCAAAAGGTAATTGCGTAAAGAAATTTTTCTCGGTACGGCCAATGGAACCATCGTTGCTTAATCCTTCGATAGTAGTGCGGAATGAAGTAATATCATCAGAAGTATAAAACTCTATTGTTTTTTTACCGCTGTAACCTACTTCTACATTTGGATTCCAATAAATGGTATTACGGAAATCCGTACGTGTTTCTACATTTTGTTGGTTCTCGTATTTTGGCGCGTAGTAAACACGGGCACGGTAATAGGTTTGAATTTGTTGTTGCTGTTGTTCAAATTCCATGTCATCTAAGGCTGCCTTTTTCTTGTTATCAAAACGACGATCGGCAACACTTGATGCAACTACTTTCGCTGCTTCTTCCTTCGCAACATCTTTATCGCGTTTTTGATCTGCCACAATTATATCTTGTGGTTTTGCATTTCCAACCGGACCATCTCCCTTCTTTAATGCATTACCGGGCATCATTGGCGCCTTTTCCATTCTCATTGCTTTTCCTTCCCCTGCTCCACCGGAAGCTTCTGATACAGGAACAGCAGCTAATTCATCCCAATCCTGAGCTGAAGAAGATTTAGTGCGAGAGCGATTTTTATAATAACCATAGTTGTAATTTTTCTTGTACATATACAAAGTCATGTTTTGATTGTAGTCGTACAAATATTGTGTTTGGGTATAATAACCATCATTATTAAAAGATAATGTAACGGGTGCCGTTAAATCCACTTTCTTTAAAAGGAATTTACCGTTAGCATCTGTTTCTACCTCCACACCATTATAAACTTTTACTTTTACGCCGGCTATTGGCGTACTGTTTTCTCCGTTATAAACCGTACCGGCAATTAAGGCGCGCTCACCTAAATAATTAATTACAGGTAATTCATCTTCCATTACTTTTTCCCAGGAAAAACGACGCCAACCTGAAGTCATCATCACAAAATCTAAGGCTTTATCCGCCTTTGGTTCTTTGTTATTAAAATAAAATGAGGGCTCCTCAATTTTTTCTTTGATGTCTTGCTGCAATAAAAGTTGAGATAAAATATTGCCTGATTTATCATCCGCAAAAGACAGTAACTGATCATTCACAACCGACATCGATAAATTAGCCGGCATCGGTAATCCTTTTTCATCACGAACTGTGATCGTCATTTTCACTTTCTCGCGTGGTAAATATTTTTCTTTTTCTGTTTCCACAGAGATTT
Coding sequences within it:
- a CDS encoding T9SS type A sorting domain-containing protein yields the protein MKKTITCFLLICSSLIFAQPTSFSSRGIGGGGALFACSINPANNSEYYIACDMGELFHTTNFGLSYNQVHFTELIAGHNSKVCFTSSVGLLYSVSYANNMVVPMKSTDNGVTWSPLPGNPDNNEETFSIDADYNNPNRVIISYYGEIHFSNNGGTSFTQIHTAATAAGNVVAGVFFDGNNIYIGTNDGVLISTNGGTTWATATITGLPTNERIWSFAGAKVGAVTRFFCITADVADIYVGVVGSDYFNYPKGIYSVDYGSGNWVSKSTGINFTTTYPMFVGMATNDINTVYVAGSNSISEPIVLKTTNAGTSWANTFNTTGNANIITGWSGQGGDRGWSYGECPFALAVAPNNANSVIFGDFGFVHKTNNAGTGWQQAYINTAGQHPAGANTPPNQNCQSIGIENTTCWQVHWINSNNMWSCFSDIRGIRSTDAGSSWSFNYTGHTGNSAYRVVQHPTNGTLFMGTSNIHDIYQSTYLQDSRLDVTDANGKIMYSTNNGATWQNLRVFNHPVFWIALDPNNPNRAYASVIHYNAGAGIGGVYMTNDLNNLATSSWTLLPNPPRTEKHPASIVVLNDGNMVCTYSGRRTSGGAFTASSGVFIYNPTSNTWTDVSHTGMYYWTKDIVVDPNDPTQNTWYVGVFSGWGGPPNGLGGLYKTTNRGTSWTKLTGTTIDRVASCTFNPNNANQIYLTTEGQGLWISHNINAATPTFSMVPSYPFQQPERVFFNPYNTSEIWVTSFGNGMKTGTVTVTGLPEFKNEESGVVTYPNPAKDVLNVLVKENKIEKLELYDVMGRLLLNETEQNTLNISQLPNGTYVVKVYTSNGIENKKVVVSR